The DNA sequence CTCGTGGACGCCGGTTTCGCCAAGGATACGCTTCAGCTGATTCCTGATCCATCCCGCGAACTGGCCAGCGAATTCATGAAACTGAATGACTATCTGGATTGCCTGATCCCTCGGGGTGGAGCCGGTCTGATCCAGAACGTATTGAAAAATGCGACCGTGCCTGTCATCGAAACCGGCGTCGGAAATTGCCATCTGTACGTCGATAAGGCTGCCGAACTGGAAATGGCAACGCGCATTCTGGTGAATGCGAAATGTTCCCGCCCTTCCGTCTGCAACGCCATCGAGACGCTTGTTGTCCATGAAGCAGTCGCGGATGCCTTTCTGCCTGTTTTCGCGGAAGCCTTAGCGCCTTATAAAGTGGAATTGCGCGGCGATGCGAAGACATGCAGCATCCTGCCTGAAGCTGTTCCAGCTACAGAGGAAGACTTCGCTACCGAATTTCTGGACTTCATCTTAGCTGTGAAGGTGGTCTCTTCTTATGATGAAGCCATCGCGCATATCCAAAAATACAGCACCGGCCATTCCGAAGTGATCGTCACCGATCATTACCAAACGGCACAGAACTTCCTGAACGATATCGATGCGGCGGCAGTCTACATCAATGCCTCTTCGCGCTTCACGGACGGCGGTTGTTTCGGCTTCGGCGGAGAAATCGGCATCAGCACGCAAAAGCTCCATGCTCGCGGACCGATGGGATTGAAGGAATTGACTTCCTACAAATACATCATCTACGGCGAAGGCCAAATCAGATCCTAAAAGGGATCCTCATCAAAAATATTGAGAGCCGGGACACCGTTCCCGGCTTTTTCTGTCCATCAGCAGCAAACACCGTCTACCGGTGAAAGGAATGATTATAACAATGAAAAAGAAGATTGCAGTCATCGGTGGCGGCATCGTCGGCGCCACCGCAAGTTACTACTTGGCAAAAGCAGGCCACAGCGTCAGCGTGTTCGACAGCGGAACAGGCCAAGCAACAGCCGCTGCGGCAGGGATCATCTGCCCTTGGCTGTCCAGACGCCGCAACAAAAAATGGTACCGTCTCGTCTCCGAAGGCGCGGCTTTTTATGACAAACTGCTGGCCGACTTGGCTTCCGACGGTTTAAAGACGGATGCCTACGCACGCTGCGGCGCCCTGGTCCTGGGACAATCCACCAACTATATCCAAGAGGTCCACGACCGCGCGCTGGAACGCCGTGAGCAGGCGCCTCTGATCGGAAAGGTCTCTATACTGAAAGGCAGTGAACTTGAAAAAGCCTTCCCGCCTCTCAGCAACGTCGAACAAGCCCTTTACGTAGGCGGTGGCGCCCGCGTGGACGGCCGGGAATTGACGAAGGCATTGCTGCAGACAGCAACCCGCTTCGGAGGCAGCATCCACAAAGAGACCGTCTCCCTCGCCAAGGATAGCGAGGGTTCCTTGTCCATCCTGACGCCGGACGGAACTCCGCAAAAATTCGATGCAATCATCCTGGCGGCCGGCGCTTGGCTGCCCCAGCTACTCCAGCCGCTCGGGTATACGGTCGACGTCCGCGGTCAGAAGGGGCAGCTGGTCGTCCTCCAAACCGAAGACAACGATCGGCAAAACTACCCGGTCATCATGCCCCAAGGCGAAATCGACTTGCTTCCGTTCGGCCACGGGAAAACAGTCATCGGCGCAAGCCACGAGAACGACAAAGGCTATGACCTGCAGCCTGATGCTTCCGTTACGGATCCGATGCTGGAACAAGCCCTCACTTGGCTCCCCAATCTGAAAGAAGCGGCAACCGCGGATATCCGCATCGGCACAAGGGCCTACACTTCCGACTTCAGCCCCTTTTTCGGCAGTGTCCCGGGTCTGCAAAACTGCTTCGCGGCAAGCGGGCTTGGCTCATCCGGATTGACTTCCGGTCCGCTGATCGGCTATTTGTTGGCCGAATTGGCGCAAGGGAAAGAAAGCACCTTGCCACCCGAAGATTATCCGGTCGCTGCTTACATCAAACCGGTCGATCGCTAGAAAACATAGAAATATTATCCGCTGAAGCTTGTATTTTTTGCTATCTCAATGCACTTGGAATATAATTATGTTAAACGGAGGTGAAAAATATGTGGAAAGAATTTAAAACATTCATCATGCGCGGGAACGTTCTTGATCTTGCCGTCGGGGTTGTCATCGGGGGTGCATTTACAGCAATCGTCAATTCATTAGTCAAAGATATCATCACACCGATCATCGTAGCCTTGACCGGCAATGCAGATTTGACCGGGCTTTCCTTCAAAATCGGACAAGCAGACTTCACTTACGGTAATTTCCTGCAAGCCGTGATGAACTTCCTGCTGATCGCACTTGTCCTTTTCCTGATGATCAAGGTCATCAACAAAATGAAACGCAAAATGCCTGAGGAAGAACCAGTGGAAGTTGAAGCCGAAGTACCGGTTGTTGAACTTTACCTGAAAGAAATCCGTGATTTGATGGTGAATCAGAACAAAAAAGCCGAATAGTGCTCAACAAAACCTGGGGCTGTCTCGAAAAATGAGGCGGCCTCTTATTTGCGGCTTATCGGTGGAATTCCCCGCCAAAGTGGCTTTGGAGGGGAATCTCGTGTTGCCCTTGGCCGTTTTACCCCGCCAAATAGGTTTTGGCGGGGTATCTCTGAGCATAAATTCAATTCCACTGAAAAGTATACAAAAACGAACCCTATAGAGGGACACTTTTTTAGTGTCCATTCTATAGGGTTCGTTTTCTTTTCCTTAAAAAGCGTCGTCCTCATCATCATCATCGTCTGCAATCATAGATACATGCCAATCACTGATGCTGCTCTTTCCTTGAGCGATCACAGCTTCGGCAGCTTGCTCCACCGGCGTCCCGATCAATTGATGGTTGATCCCTTCCAACAGCATCGGAAGGTTTACCCCGCCAATGATGTAAACAGAATCTTGCAGTTCTTTCTCCAAACCATTTGTCACAAGAACCGATTGATTGTACGGGCTGGCGCTTACTAGGTCAACAAATACGAGAACCCCTTCACCTTGGTTTACTTCATGGATAGCTTCTTTAATTGTTGCGCCTAATGCCTGCACGTCGTCCCCCAGGTTCAAGTTCGCCGTTGAGATATTATTGGTCGGCCCAAAAATTACTTCCGCTGAATTTTTAAGCCCATCGCTTAATGTACCATGTGTTGCAATGACAATCCCTAACATTGATAATCCTCCTTCGTTACGGAAAAGGCCCCTTGCCTATCTGCACAATTCCATAACTTTCGCTATATTTTCCATATTTAAATTCTTTCGATCCAAATCCGCTTTATCCAGATAAAATTGCATTTTTTGTTCTTTTTCTGAGGTTTTTGCACTGAAGATATAATTGATCCTTTCGTCCGACGACTGATGATCAATACTTAATTCCGACAATTTCGCCTTAGAAACATCATTCCCGATAACATGCAGCGGCGCATCTGCGCCTACACAATCCAGATAGAATATCTTCGCTTTCTTATTTTGCGGCATAAGCATTGCTTCCAGACCACTTTCCCCAAAACTGCCTTCATCCACAAAAGCGAAAGCTGTTTTCTCTCCCTTCGCCTCACTGATCATGGCCAACATAGCGAGGACTGACGAAGTATTTCGAATCAACGTCTTTCGGCTTGCTGATCCCTTCGTAACCTTGCCCAGCAAGTAGAAATAGACACCGTAAGCAAGAGCGATAAACAAGGTGCGAACAGAAATCAAGTCAACCGCTCCCGATGCGTATCGCATGTAAAGGAGCGTTCCGGCAATACCCGCCAGAATCAGCAAGACGGAACTGGCTATAATGAAACTGGTTGTTCGTTTTTCTTGTTCTTTTTGATCAAACAAAACATAAGAACCAAAATGCTGGATTGGCGTATCATAGTACGTGCAAATGATCTGATCCGCTTTTTCGATATCGCCAACGTAAACGTTCCTTGAAGCATATTTTTCGTGACGATTGTACTCGATTACCTGCACATCTTCTCGCATCTCAGAAATATCCGCCACCAATGCCGAGAGAAACCGCCGTTTGCTCTTATCCGTGCGACGCACACGAT is a window from the uncultured Trichococcus sp. genome containing:
- a CDS encoding FAD-dependent oxidoreductase — translated: MKKKIAVIGGGIVGATASYYLAKAGHSVSVFDSGTGQATAAAAGIICPWLSRRRNKKWYRLVSEGAAFYDKLLADLASDGLKTDAYARCGALVLGQSTNYIQEVHDRALERREQAPLIGKVSILKGSELEKAFPPLSNVEQALYVGGGARVDGRELTKALLQTATRFGGSIHKETVSLAKDSEGSLSILTPDGTPQKFDAIILAAGAWLPQLLQPLGYTVDVRGQKGQLVVLQTEDNDRQNYPVIMPQGEIDLLPFGHGKTVIGASHENDKGYDLQPDASVTDPMLEQALTWLPNLKEAATADIRIGTRAYTSDFSPFFGSVPGLQNCFAASGLGSSGLTSGPLIGYLLAELAQGKESTLPPEDYPVAAYIKPVDR
- a CDS encoding PTS sugar transporter subunit IIA produces the protein MLGIVIATHGTLSDGLKNSAEVIFGPTNNISTANLNLGDDVQALGATIKEAIHEVNQGEGVLVFVDLVSASPYNQSVLVTNGLEKELQDSVYIIGGVNLPMLLEGINHQLIGTPVEQAAEAVIAQGKSSISDWHVSMIADDDDDEDDAF
- the mscL gene encoding large conductance mechanosensitive channel protein MscL; translation: MWKEFKTFIMRGNVLDLAVGVVIGGAFTAIVNSLVKDIITPIIVALTGNADLTGLSFKIGQADFTYGNFLQAVMNFLLIALVLFLMIKVINKMKRKMPEEEPVEVEAEVPVVELYLKEIRDLMVNQNKKAE
- a CDS encoding glutamate-5-semialdehyde dehydrogenase is translated as MNSLLQEMGIAAKAAANSLRKASTKQKNEGLLAMEAALYAHQDAILAANAQDIAAAEANGLPTPMIERLTLNPQRIKGMADSFKEIAQLADPVGYVEEMTKSADGLMIGKQRVPLGVIGIIYESRPNVTADASALCFKSGNAVILRGGKEALESNKAIMTALQAGLVDAGFAKDTLQLIPDPSRELASEFMKLNDYLDCLIPRGGAGLIQNVLKNATVPVIETGVGNCHLYVDKAAELEMATRILVNAKCSRPSVCNAIETLVVHEAVADAFLPVFAEALAPYKVELRGDAKTCSILPEAVPATEEDFATEFLDFILAVKVVSSYDEAIAHIQKYSTGHSEVIVTDHYQTAQNFLNDIDAAAVYINASSRFTDGGCFGFGGEIGISTQKLHARGPMGLKELTSYKYIIYGEGQIRS